A window of the Tiliqua scincoides isolate rTilSci1 chromosome 5, rTilSci1.hap2, whole genome shotgun sequence genome harbors these coding sequences:
- the LAT gene encoding linker for activation of T-cells family member 1 isoform X2 produces the protein MDASFWLLALSVPALVVLLVLCIGCRDPEQDTPPIDDYQYKPQTCDRSPTFRVVRRPPSPPWSAIQPQPDLRRCPAQILATTPILMNEGDNESVPSYENEGDACDDGTGYIEVLPDPPPTDQGNGDCASSGSIAEPYENMPETESLQQSLESLGEYVNVLEPDATVSDMFLTCTSDRESEDDTPDYENVCSGV, from the exons ATGGATGCCTCCTTCTGGTTGTTGGCACTTAGTGTCCCAGCTCTGGTGGTTCTCCTTGTGCTTTGCATTGGCTGCCGGGACCCTGAACAAGACA CACCACCTATTGATGATTACCAATATAA GCCCCAAACTTGTGATCGCTCCCCAACCTTCAGGGTGGTGAGGCGCCCTCCCT CTCCGCCTTGGTCTGCTATCCAGCCCCAGCCAGACTTGCGGAG ATGTCCCGCACAAATCCTTGCCACAACTCCAATTCTGATGAATGAAGGTGATAATG AAAGCGTTCCCAGTTATGAGAATGAGG gtgaTGCCTGTGACGATGGCACTGGATACAT AGAGGTACTGCCTGATCCTCCACCTACAGATCAAGGAAATGGAGATTGTGCTTCCTCAG GTTCCATAGCGGAGCCGTATGAAAATATGCCGGAGACTGAATCTCTGCAGCAATCTCTTGAAAGTCTTG GTGAATACGTCAATGTACTTGAACCAGATGCCACTGTCTCGGATATGTTTTTGA CTTGCACCAGTGATCGGGAAAGCGAAGATGACACTCCTGACTATGAGAATGTCTGCTCTGGAGTTTGA
- the LAT gene encoding linker for activation of T-cells family member 1 isoform X1, producing MDASFWLLALSVPALVVLLVLCIGCRDPEQDTPPIDDYQYKPQTCDRSPTFRVVRRPPSPPWSAIQPQPDLRRCPAQILATTPILMNEGDNESVPSYENEGDACDDGTGYIEVLPDPPPTDQGNGDCASSAGSIAEPYENMPETESLQQSLESLGEYVNVLEPDATVSDMFLTCTSDRESEDDTPDYENVCSGV from the exons ATGGATGCCTCCTTCTGGTTGTTGGCACTTAGTGTCCCAGCTCTGGTGGTTCTCCTTGTGCTTTGCATTGGCTGCCGGGACCCTGAACAAGACA CACCACCTATTGATGATTACCAATATAA GCCCCAAACTTGTGATCGCTCCCCAACCTTCAGGGTGGTGAGGCGCCCTCCCT CTCCGCCTTGGTCTGCTATCCAGCCCCAGCCAGACTTGCGGAG ATGTCCCGCACAAATCCTTGCCACAACTCCAATTCTGATGAATGAAGGTGATAATG AAAGCGTTCCCAGTTATGAGAATGAGG gtgaTGCCTGTGACGATGGCACTGGATACAT AGAGGTACTGCCTGATCCTCCACCTACAGATCAAGGAAATGGAGATTGTGCTTCCTCAG CAGGTTCCATAGCGGAGCCGTATGAAAATATGCCGGAGACTGAATCTCTGCAGCAATCTCTTGAAAGTCTTG GTGAATACGTCAATGTACTTGAACCAGATGCCACTGTCTCGGATATGTTTTTGA CTTGCACCAGTGATCGGGAAAGCGAAGATGACACTCCTGACTATGAGAATGTCTGCTCTGGAGTTTGA